The genomic window CCAGCCGGCCGCGCCGCAAGCAACAACGCCGGATGGCCTGCAACCGGTCTCCGCCCATCCGGCCGCCACCCATGGCACGGCCCCGCACGCCACTGCCCAGCCGCACGCGGCCGACGTGGTAAAGGTAGCAACGCCCCACCACCTGCCCGAGGCGGTGAGCATGGCCATCAGCCGTCACGTGGGCAACAACGCGACGGAATTCGCGCTGCGGCTTGACCCGGCGGAACTTGGCCGCATCGAGGTGAAGCTGGAACTGGGCAAGGACGGCCAGGCGGTCGTGCATATCCAGGCAGACAATGCCTCCACCATGGACCTGCTGCGCCGCGATGCCCACGTTCTTGAGCGGGCCCTTGCCGATACCGGCCTGCGGCTCGACAGCGGCGGCCTCAACTTCAGCCTGCGCCAGCAGGACGGCCAGGCCCAGCAGCAGTTCGCGGGCGAGTCCGGCAGCCGATCCTCCTTGGGTCAGGCTCAGGAAACCGCTCTTGCCGGCCCCGAGGCCGATACCCTTCAACGCCCCAGCCGCCGCAGCGCCACCGGGCTGCTCGATCTTTCGATTTGAGGTGACACATGTCCACCCTTAGCTCTCTCAGCTCGGTTGCCAACGCGGCCACGACCTCGCAGAAGACGGCCTCTTCCGCCGCCACCCTCTCGAGCAACTTCGACACCTTCCTGACGCTGCTGACGACCCAGCTGCAGAACCAGGACCCGATGGAGCCGATGGACAGCTCGGAGTTCACCAACCAGCTGGTGCAGTATTCCACCGTAGAGCAGTCAATCCAGCAGAACGCCAATCTGGAAAAGCTTATCGGCATGTTCCAGACGCAGGGGCTGAACACGGCGACCAGCTACATCGGCAAGGAAGTCACCGCCCTCACCGACATGGCCTACCATTCCGGCAAGGGTGCGAACTGGATCTACAGTCTCGAGTCCAATGCCGACTCGGTGAACATCATTGTCAAGGATGCCGAGGGCAAGACGGTCTACTCCGGCGCGGGCAAGACCGGCGCGGGCGAGCACAACTTCGCCTGGGGCGGCCTCGACAAGGATGGCAACCCGCTGCCCGAAGGCTTCTACACGATGGAAGTGACGGCCAAGATGGTCGATGGCACCGAAGTCGCCAGCGACATCTATCTGCGCGACAAGGTAACGAGCGTCGAGGTCAACGACGGCGAGCCTGTGCTGGTGGTGGGCGGCATGCCGGTGACGATCGACAAGATCGCCATCGTCAAGACCCAGAGCAGCGCCGAGAGCCTGACGGCGGCCGCCGGCTACCTCGGCAAGACCATCAGCGCCGAAACGCCGCTCGCCACGTTCGACGCAGACGGGGCGGCCTGGATCTACGATGTGGGCGACGATGCCACCCAGGTTACCCTGACCATCAAGAACAGCGCGGGCGCGACGGTTCACGAGACCACGGGCATCCCGCTGCCGGGAGACCACAAATTCACGTGGGATGGCTCGGGCACCTATGCCGACGGCGTGAACGGCGAAACCTACACGCTGGAGGTCAAGGCAAAGGACATCAACGGCGTCGAAGTCACCTCCACCGTCCGGCTGAACGGCACGGTGGAACGCATCGAGATGCAGAACGGCTCGCCCGTCCTCATCGTCGATGGAACTCCGGTCCGCATGGACCAGGTCACCAAGGTCAACAACGCATAGTCGCTTCCCTCGACAGGAAGCCTGAAACGCACCGAATTTCATACGCAGGAGAAACACGATGAGCTTGTACGCTGCGCTTTATTCCGGAACTTCGGGCCTTGCCGCCAATTCCAGCGCGCTGGGCATCATCTCCGACAACATCACCAACGTGAACACCATCGGCTACAAGGCTGCCGATGCGGAATTCATGACGCTGGTGACCGAGAGC from Pedomonas mirosovicensis includes these protein-coding regions:
- a CDS encoding FlgD immunoglobulin-like domain containing protein is translated as MSTLSSLSSVANAATTSQKTASSAATLSSNFDTFLTLLTTQLQNQDPMEPMDSSEFTNQLVQYSTVEQSIQQNANLEKLIGMFQTQGLNTATSYIGKEVTALTDMAYHSGKGANWIYSLESNADSVNIIVKDAEGKTVYSGAGKTGAGEHNFAWGGLDKDGNPLPEGFYTMEVTAKMVDGTEVASDIYLRDKVTSVEVNDGEPVLVVGGMPVTIDKIAIVKTQSSAESLTAAAGYLGKTISAETPLATFDADGAAWIYDVGDDATQVTLTIKNSAGATVHETTGIPLPGDHKFTWDGSGTYADGVNGETYTLEVKAKDINGVEVTSTVRLNGTVERIEMQNGSPVLIVDGTPVRMDQVTKVNNA